In one Juglans regia cultivar Chandler chromosome 11, Walnut 2.0, whole genome shotgun sequence genomic region, the following are encoded:
- the LOC108979131 gene encoding uncharacterized protein LOC108979131, producing the protein MEVSGNADEGEEEGEDGECGFCLFMKAGGCKESFIAWEQCIEEAEKTKGDIVEKCSDVTGALKMCMEAHADYYEPILRAEKMVEEQAVKELEMEKEKKKEKEASTEGSYQYVVSDSKVSERGGASQ; encoded by the coding sequence ATGGAGGTCTCTGGGAATGCGGACGAgggggaagaagaaggagaggaTGGAGAGTGCGGGTTTTGCTTGTTTATGAAGGCGGGTGGGTGCAAGGAGAGCTTTATAGCGTGGGAGCAGTGCATTGAGGAGGCTGAGAAGACGAAGGGGGACATTGTGGAGAAGTGCTCGGATGTCACTGGGGCGTTGAAGATGTGTATGGAGGCTCACGCGGACTACTACGAGCCGATACTCCGGGCCGAGAAGATGGTCGAGGAGCAGGCGGTTAAGGAATTGGaaatggagaaggagaagaagaaggagaaggaagcTTCTACCGAGGGTTCATACCAATACGTGGTTTCGGATTCGAAGGTTTCCGAGCGGGGAGGGGCTTCTCAGTGA